From the Mangifera indica cultivar Alphonso chromosome 10, CATAS_Mindica_2.1, whole genome shotgun sequence genome, one window contains:
- the LOC123227195 gene encoding RCC1 domain-containing protein RUG3, mitochondrial isoform X1, which produces MLLGRRLTRHFSSSASSTKIPLLYTHTNDNQSDAFTLQLFSWGRGASGQLGGGIEEMRLYPAPVANLILSQHFTISQTPGRLVLKDSEVGFSSSLNISCGLFHSGLVVDGKLWIWGKGDGGRLGFGHENSLFVPSLNPYLGDDLVQCVALGGVHSVALTSLGKIFTCLKYIGSITKNEVCRGYGGFGALGHSVYHRELFPRLVEGSWNGKMQHIATSGAHTAAITESGKLYTWGRDEGDGRLGLGPGRGPNEGGGFSIPSEVKALPVPVAAVSCGGFFTTVLTEEGQIWNWGANSNYELGRGDKVGGWRPKPVPSLEDVCIIQIASGGYHSLALTDEGKVLSWGYGGCGQLGHSSTENQEVPLVIEALADEHIVYIACGGSSSAAVTDKGKLYMWGNARDSQLGVAGLPEVQVCPIEVKFLMEDDGLGPFKVLSVAVGASHAMCLVSRSTC; this is translated from the exons ATGCTTCTCGGCCGACGCCTCACTCGCCATTTCTCCAGTTCCGCATCATCCACTAAAATCCCACTCCTCTACACACATACAAATGACAACCAAAGCGATGCCTTCACTCTCCAACTCTTCTCATGGGGCAGAGGCGCCTCTGGCCAACTGGGCGGTGGCATTGAAGAAATGAGACTCTACCCCGCCCCAGTTGCAAATCTCATTCTTTCCCAACACTTTACCATCTCCCAAACTCCCGGAAGACTTGTTCTGAAAGATTCTGAAGTGGGTTTCAgttcaagtttaaatatttCATGTGGGTTGTTTCACAGTGGGTTGGTTGTGGATGGAAAGTTGTGGATTTGGGGGAAAGGAGATGGTGGGAGGCTTGGTTTTGGGCATGAAAATTCTTTGTTTGTGCCAAGTTTGAACCCTTATTTGGGTGATGATCTTGTTCAGTGTGTTGCTCTTGGGGGAGTTCACTCTGTTGCTTTGACATCACTTGGGAAAATTTTCACTTG tttgaaataTATTGGCTCTATCACTAAAAATGAAGTTTGCAGGGGTTATGGTGGCTTTGGTGCACTTGGACATTCTGTCTATCACAGAGAGTTGTTTCCTAGATTGGTGGAAGGTTCTTGGAATGGGAAAATGCAGCATATTGCAACTAGTGGGGCACATACAGCTGCAATAACAGAATCAG GGAAACTTTACACTTGGGGTCGAGATGAAGGTGATGGAAGATTGGGCCTGGGTCCTGGTCGAGGCCCTAATGAGGGAGGAGGTTTTAGCATCCCTTCTGAGGTCAAAGCATTACCTGTACCTGTGGCTGCTGTTTCTTGTGGTGGCTTTTTTACAACAGTTCTGACAGAGGAAGGGCAAATCTGGAATTGGGGAG CAAATTCTAACTATGAGCTTGGAAGAGGGGATAAAGTTGGTGGTTGGAGACCCAAGCCCGTTCCTAGCCTTGAAGATGTTTGTATCATTCAGATAGCAAGTGGTGGCTATCACTCTCTTGCATTAACTG ATGAAGGCAAAGTTCTTTCTTGGGGCTATGGTGGATGTGGTCAATTGGGTCATTCTTCAACGGAAAATCAAGAAGTACCCTTGGTGATTGAGGCTTTAGCTGATGAACATATAGTCTACATTGCTTGTGGGGGCTCATCTTCAGCAGCCGTAACTG ATAAAGGGAAGTTGTACATGTGGGGAAATGCCAGAGATTCTCAATTAGGAGTTGCTGGGTTGCCAGAGGTACAAGTGTGTCCTATTGAAGTCAAGTTTCTAATGGAGGATGATGGATTGGGACCATTCAAGGTGTTATCTGTTGCAGTTGGTGCATCTCATGCCATGTGTCTGGTTTCAAGGTCGACTTGCTGA
- the LOC123227195 gene encoding RCC1 domain-containing protein RUG3, mitochondrial isoform X2 — MLLGRRLTRHFSSSASSTKIPLLYTHTNDNQSDAFTLQLFSWGRGASGQLGGGIEEMRLYPAPVANLILSQHFTISQTPGRLVLKDSEVGFSSSLNISCGLFHSGLVVDGKLWIWGKGDGGRLGFGHENSLFVPSLNPYLGDDLVQCVALGGVHSVALTSLGKIFTWGYGGFGALGHSVYHRELFPRLVEGSWNGKMQHIATSGAHTAAITESGKLYTWGRDEGDGRLGLGPGRGPNEGGGFSIPSEVKALPVPVAAVSCGGFFTTVLTEEGQIWNWGANSNYELGRGDKVGGWRPKPVPSLEDVCIIQIASGGYHSLALTDEGKVLSWGYGGCGQLGHSSTENQEVPLVIEALADEHIVYIACGGSSSAAVTDKGKLYMWGNARDSQLGVAGLPEVQVCPIEVKFLMEDDGLGPFKVLSVAVGASHAMCLVSRSTC, encoded by the exons ATGCTTCTCGGCCGACGCCTCACTCGCCATTTCTCCAGTTCCGCATCATCCACTAAAATCCCACTCCTCTACACACATACAAATGACAACCAAAGCGATGCCTTCACTCTCCAACTCTTCTCATGGGGCAGAGGCGCCTCTGGCCAACTGGGCGGTGGCATTGAAGAAATGAGACTCTACCCCGCCCCAGTTGCAAATCTCATTCTTTCCCAACACTTTACCATCTCCCAAACTCCCGGAAGACTTGTTCTGAAAGATTCTGAAGTGGGTTTCAgttcaagtttaaatatttCATGTGGGTTGTTTCACAGTGGGTTGGTTGTGGATGGAAAGTTGTGGATTTGGGGGAAAGGAGATGGTGGGAGGCTTGGTTTTGGGCATGAAAATTCTTTGTTTGTGCCAAGTTTGAACCCTTATTTGGGTGATGATCTTGTTCAGTGTGTTGCTCTTGGGGGAGTTCACTCTGTTGCTTTGACATCACTTGGGAAAATTTTCACTTG GGGTTATGGTGGCTTTGGTGCACTTGGACATTCTGTCTATCACAGAGAGTTGTTTCCTAGATTGGTGGAAGGTTCTTGGAATGGGAAAATGCAGCATATTGCAACTAGTGGGGCACATACAGCTGCAATAACAGAATCAG GGAAACTTTACACTTGGGGTCGAGATGAAGGTGATGGAAGATTGGGCCTGGGTCCTGGTCGAGGCCCTAATGAGGGAGGAGGTTTTAGCATCCCTTCTGAGGTCAAAGCATTACCTGTACCTGTGGCTGCTGTTTCTTGTGGTGGCTTTTTTACAACAGTTCTGACAGAGGAAGGGCAAATCTGGAATTGGGGAG CAAATTCTAACTATGAGCTTGGAAGAGGGGATAAAGTTGGTGGTTGGAGACCCAAGCCCGTTCCTAGCCTTGAAGATGTTTGTATCATTCAGATAGCAAGTGGTGGCTATCACTCTCTTGCATTAACTG ATGAAGGCAAAGTTCTTTCTTGGGGCTATGGTGGATGTGGTCAATTGGGTCATTCTTCAACGGAAAATCAAGAAGTACCCTTGGTGATTGAGGCTTTAGCTGATGAACATATAGTCTACATTGCTTGTGGGGGCTCATCTTCAGCAGCCGTAACTG ATAAAGGGAAGTTGTACATGTGGGGAAATGCCAGAGATTCTCAATTAGGAGTTGCTGGGTTGCCAGAGGTACAAGTGTGTCCTATTGAAGTCAAGTTTCTAATGGAGGATGATGGATTGGGACCATTCAAGGTGTTATCTGTTGCAGTTGGTGCATCTCATGCCATGTGTCTGGTTTCAAGGTCGACTTGCTGA